In Homo sapiens chromosome 11, GRCh38.p14 Primary Assembly, one DNA window encodes the following:
- the MSANTD4 gene encoding myb/SANT-like DNA-binding domain-containing protein 4: protein MKQLKRKRKSNFSVQETQTLLKEITKRKEVIFSKQLNTTINVMKRMAWEEIAQCVNAVGEGEQRTGTEVKRRYLDWRALMKRKRMKANIKLVGSGFPLPSSDLDDSLTEEIDEKIGFRNDANFDWQNVADFRDAGGSLTEVKVEEEERDPQSPEFEIEEEEEMLSSVIPDSRRENELPDFPHIDEFFTLNSTPSRSAYDEPHLLVNIEKQKLELEKRRLDIEAERLQVEKERLQIEKERLRHLDMEHERLQLEKERLQIEREKLRLQIVNSEKPSLENELGQGEKSMLQPQDIETEKLKLERERLQLEKDRLQFLKFESEKLQIEKERLQVEKDRLRIQKEGHLQ, encoded by the exons ATGAAgcagttgaaaagaaaaaggaaaagcaattttAGTGTTCAAGAAACTCAGACCCTTTTGAAAGAAATTACGAAAAGGAAAGAAGTCATTTTTTCCAAGCAGCTCAATACAACAATTAATGTGATGAAGCGAATGGCTTGGGAAGAGATTGCACAGTGTGTGAATGCTGTAGGAGAAGGAGAACAGAGGACAGGGACAGAGGTGAAAAGAAGGTACCTTGACTGGCGAGCACTTATGAAGAGAAAGAGGATGAAGGCCAACATTAAGCTGGTTGGTTCAGgatttccccttccctcctctgatTTGGATGACTCTCTCACTGAAGAGATAGATGAAAAGATTGGATTCCGAAATGATGCAAATTTTGACTGGCAAAATGTGGCAGATTTCAGGGATGCAGGTGGATCCTTAACTGAGGTCaaggtggaagaggaagaaagggatcCGCAGAGTCCTGAA TTTGaaattgaggaggaggaagaaatgttGTCATCCGTCATACCAGATTCCAGGAGAGAAAATGAACTTCCCGATTTCCCCCACATTGATGAGTTTTTTACCCTTAACTCAACACCATCTAGATCTGCATATGATGAGCCTCATTTGCTCGTAAATATTGAGAAACAGAAACTAGAGTTGGAAAAACGACGACTGGATATCGAGGCCGAAAGGCTGCAGGTAGAAAAGGAACGCCTACAAATCGAGAAAGAGAGGCTGCGGCATTTAGACATGGAACATGAGCGGCTTCAGCTAGAGAAGGAGCGGCTGCAGATTGAAAGAGAAAAGTTGAGGTTACAGATAGTCAATTCAGAGAAACCGTCCTTGGAAAATGAACTTGGTCAAGGAGAAAAATCCATGCTTCAACCACAGGACATAGAAACAGAGAAGTTAAAACTTGAGCGAGAACGCTTGCAACTGGAAAAGGATAGGCTGCAGTTTTTGAAGTTTGAATCTGAGAAGCTGCAGATTGAAAAGGAACGCTTACAGGTAGAGAAAGACAGACTTCGAATTCAGAAAGAAGGACACTTGCAGTGA